Proteins from a genomic interval of Clostridium cochlearium:
- the rpoD gene encoding RNA polymerase sigma factor RpoD gives MKDKNAKMKVVKSLIDKGKKNGSLTYKEIMDELEEIELSPEQIEKVYEALESMNIDVLGEEGKKEEEEEIDITVPEGISIDDPVRMYLKEIGKVPLLTPEEEVELAQRIEAGELKARKKLAEANLRLVVSIAKRYVGRGMLFLDLIQEGNLGLIKAVEKFDYRKGYKFSTYATWWIRQAITRAIADQARTIRIPVHMVETINKLIRVSRQLLQELGREPTPEEIAKEMEISVDRVREIMKIAQEPVSLETPIGEEEDSHLGDFIPDDDALAPAEAAAFTMLKEQLINVLDTLTPREEKVLRLRFGLDDGRARTLEEVGKEFNVTRERIRQIEAKALRKLRHPSRSKKLKDYLD, from the coding sequence ATGAAAGATAAAAATGCCAAAATGAAGGTAGTAAAAAGTTTAATAGATAAAGGTAAAAAGAATGGATCTCTTACATATAAAGAAATAATGGATGAATTAGAAGAGATAGAATTAAGTCCAGAGCAAATTGAAAAGGTGTATGAAGCATTAGAATCAATGAATATAGATGTATTAGGGGAAGAAGGAAAAAAAGAAGAAGAAGAAGAAATTGATATAACTGTGCCTGAAGGTATATCTATAGATGATCCAGTAAGAATGTATTTAAAGGAAATTGGGAAAGTACCTTTACTTACGCCTGAGGAAGAAGTAGAATTGGCCCAAAGAATAGAAGCAGGAGAATTAAAGGCTAGAAAAAAACTAGCAGAAGCAAATTTAAGATTAGTTGTAAGTATAGCAAAAAGATATGTTGGTAGAGGTATGTTATTTTTAGATTTAATACAAGAAGGAAATTTAGGATTAATAAAAGCAGTTGAAAAATTTGACTATAGAAAAGGATATAAATTTAGTACTTATGCTACTTGGTGGATTAGGCAGGCAATTACTAGAGCTATAGCAGATCAGGCAAGAACCATAAGAATACCAGTTCATATGGTAGAAACTATAAATAAATTAATTAGAGTTTCAAGACAATTGCTGCAAGAATTAGGTAGAGAGCCTACCCCAGAAGAAATTGCAAAAGAAATGGAAATATCAGTAGATAGAGTCAGAGAAATAATGAAAATAGCTCAAGAACCAGTGTCATTAGAAACCCCTATAGGAGAAGAAGAGGATAGCCATTTAGGAGATTTTATACCAGATGATGATGCTTTAGCTCCAGCTGAAGCAGCAGCTTTTACTATGTTAAAAGAACAACTTATAAATGTATTAGATACATTAACACCAAGAGAAGAAAAAGTATTAAGATTAAGATTTGGATTAGATGATGGAAGAGCTAGAACTCTTGAAGAAGTAGGAAAAGAATTCAATGTAACAAGAGAAAGAATAAGACAAATAGAAGCTAAGGCTCTTAGAAAATTAAGACATCCAAGTAGAAGTAAAAAATTAAAAGATTATTTAGACTAA
- a CDS encoding Nif3-like dinuclear metal center hexameric protein yields MSLKLKEIIEIIENEYAPLDFKLDFDNVGLMVGDVNENINSILVALDCTIRVIEEAKKLGCNLIITHHPILFKSPKSITTDTLLGKKIIELIKSNINVYSSHTNLDAVPEGINEIVMNVLGFKDYSIIEKNLMDFKGEEVGIGRIVELENKITLEELCYKVKNSLSIENLRYAGEDNQLIKKIAVINGSGTDLLDSAKRLGADCVITGDTTYHYVSDYAEEGIAIIDAGHFETEWPSMKVIAKRLEKKLNSIDKNIKLYISEESFSPYKYK; encoded by the coding sequence ATGAGTTTAAAGTTAAAAGAAATAATAGAAATAATAGAAAATGAATATGCGCCCCTAGACTTTAAATTGGATTTCGATAATGTAGGTCTTATGGTAGGCGATGTCAATGAAAATATTAACTCAATATTGGTTGCTTTAGATTGTACTATTAGGGTTATAGAAGAAGCAAAAAAATTAGGATGTAATCTTATAATAACACATCATCCTATATTATTTAAAAGTCCTAAAAGTATAACAACAGATACTCTTTTAGGTAAAAAAATAATTGAACTTATAAAAAGTAATATAAATGTATATTCTAGTCATACTAATTTAGATGCTGTACCAGAAGGTATAAATGAAATAGTTATGAATGTATTAGGATTTAAAGACTATTCAATTATAGAAAAAAACTTAATGGATTTTAAAGGTGAGGAAGTAGGAATAGGTAGAATTGTTGAATTAGAAAATAAAATTACTTTAGAAGAATTATGTTATAAAGTTAAAAATTCATTAAGTATAGAAAATTTAAGATATGCAGGAGAAGATAATCAGTTAATAAAGAAAATAGCTGTTATAAATGGTAGTGGTACAGATCTTTTAGATTCTGCTAAAAGATTAGGAGCAGATTGTGTTATAACAGGGGATACTACATATCATTATGTAAGTGACTATGCGGAAGAAGGTATAGCTATTATAGATGCTGGACATTTTGAAACAGAATGGCCTAGTATGAAAGTTATAGCTAAACGTTTAGAGAAAAAACTTAATTCTATAGATAAAAATATAAAATTATATATTTCTGAAGAATCTTTTTCACCATATAAGTATAAATAG
- a CDS encoding deoxyguanosinetriphosphate triphosphohydrolase, whose protein sequence is MSLRERIENIEKISIISQGTRSDETKGRAIKEEQDDIRTAFMVDRDRIIHSKSFRRLKHKTQVYIKTWGDHYRTRLTHTLEVAQIGKTIGKSIGLNEDLIEAIALGHDIGHVAFAHNGEEVLNELLPHGFKHNINSIRVLTKIEKQGKGLNLTKEVLDGILHHSGFSNKENSTKAFTLEGQVVKYSDKIAYVNHDIDDSIRAGLLKESDLPKDIINILGKNHSERIDTLVKDCINKTLENIKIGTVEVGMSKKTEEALKELRKFMFERVYKGAILKEERDKAKFVLYQVFNYYLKNPNKMPRFYKNIVEKEGLYQGVADYISGMSDDYCLLLFNSIYVPKIVIY, encoded by the coding sequence ATGAGTTTAAGAGAAAGAATTGAAAATATAGAAAAAATAAGTATAATTTCTCAAGGAACTAGATCAGATGAAACAAAGGGGAGAGCTATAAAAGAAGAGCAAGATGATATAAGAACTGCATTTATGGTTGATAGAGATAGAATAATTCATTCAAAGTCCTTTAGAAGATTAAAACATAAAACACAAGTTTACATAAAAACTTGGGGAGATCACTATAGAACAAGACTTACTCATACATTAGAGGTTGCCCAAATAGGAAAAACCATAGGCAAGTCAATAGGATTAAATGAAGATTTAATAGAAGCTATAGCTTTAGGACATGATATAGGTCATGTTGCTTTTGCCCATAATGGTGAAGAAGTTTTAAATGAACTTTTACCTCATGGATTTAAACACAACATTAATAGTATAAGAGTGTTAACTAAGATAGAAAAACAAGGAAAAGGATTAAATTTAACTAAAGAAGTATTAGATGGTATACTACATCATAGCGGGTTTTCAAATAAAGAAAATTCTACTAAGGCATTTACTCTAGAAGGACAAGTAGTTAAATATAGTGATAAAATAGCTTATGTAAATCACGATATAGATGATTCTATAAGAGCAGGACTTTTAAAGGAAAGTGATTTACCAAAGGATATAATAAATATATTAGGAAAAAATCATAGTGAAAGAATAGATACTTTAGTTAAAGATTGTATAAATAAAACATTAGAAAATATAAAAATTGGCACAGTAGAAGTAGGTATGAGTAAAAAAACAGAGGAAGCTTTAAAGGAGCTAAGAAAATTTATGTTTGAGAGGGTTTATAAAGGGGCAATTTTAAAAGAGGAAAGAGATAAAGCAAAATTTGTATTATATCAAGTATTTAATTACTATTTGAAAAATCCCAATAAAATGCCAAGGTTTTATAAAAATATTGTTGAAAAAGAAGGATTATATCAAGGAGTAGCAGATTATATATCAGGTATGAGTGATGATTATTGCTTATTACTGTTTAATAGTATATATGTGCCTAAAATTGTAATTTATTAA
- a CDS encoding CotS family spore coat protein produces the protein MSSTTNASNLQLLSEENVALNVLNHYNLENSIVAQIKFKNTDKQRAVYKVSHGSKNYCLKKVYFPEEELLFVYSAIEWMHRYNIKVPRILPTLENNRFVNYENMLFILTPWIEGCKCDYDNPIHVSKSTKNLSLMHYHSSKFFPIMGSNNRKKFDNVYDTTEKRFNQLLKCSNLAFKYKDKFSKCFLNHFDSNLNTAKTILALSCTINHNNLQKNLCHLDYVNKNIIFDKDNNVWVIDFDKCRIDYRVHDIGYFMRRYLRRDKTNWDLKKAIECIEIYESTNPLNLDEHKYILCYIGFPQKFWKISRDYYRNIKRCNKNSFLKVLTSSIEKEKGQDDFVIDFIKYIENKFNTKLL, from the coding sequence ATGTCAAGTACTACTAATGCATCTAATTTGCAACTTTTATCTGAAGAAAATGTAGCATTAAATGTATTAAATCATTATAATCTAGAAAATTCAATAGTAGCACAAATAAAATTTAAAAATACTGATAAACAAAGAGCTGTTTATAAAGTAAGTCATGGTTCTAAAAACTACTGTCTTAAAAAAGTATACTTCCCTGAAGAAGAATTATTATTCGTATATTCAGCTATAGAATGGATGCATAGATATAATATAAAGGTTCCAAGAATATTACCCACTTTAGAAAATAATAGATTTGTTAATTATGAAAATATGTTATTTATACTAACCCCATGGATAGAAGGATGCAAATGCGATTATGATAATCCTATTCATGTAAGTAAATCCACAAAAAATCTATCTTTAATGCATTACCATTCAAGTAAATTTTTCCCGATAATGGGTAGTAATAATCGTAAAAAATTTGATAATGTTTATGACACTACAGAAAAACGATTTAATCAACTTTTAAAATGTTCAAATCTTGCCTTTAAATATAAAGATAAATTTTCAAAGTGTTTTTTAAATCATTTTGATTCCAATTTAAATACTGCTAAAACTATATTAGCTTTATCCTGTACAATAAATCATAATAATCTTCAAAAAAACTTATGCCATTTAGATTATGTAAATAAAAATATCATATTTGATAAAGATAATAATGTTTGGGTTATTGATTTTGATAAATGCAGAATAGATTATCGTGTACATGATATAGGATACTTTATGAGAAGATATTTGCGTAGGGATAAAACAAATTGGGATTTAAAAAAAGCCATAGAATGCATAGAAATCTACGAAAGCACAAATCCTTTAAATTTAGATGAACATAAATATATCCTATGTTATATAGGTTTTCCTCAAAAATTTTGGAAAATATCTAGAGATTATTATAGAAATATAAAAAGATGCAATAAAAATTCGTTCTTGAAGGTGTTAACTAGTTCCATAGAAAAAGAAAAAGGACAAGATGACTTTGTTATTGATTTTATAAAATATATAGAAAACAAATTTAACACAAAATTACTTTAA
- a CDS encoding tRNA (adenine(22)-N(1))-methyltransferase: MDISLRLKSIASMVDRCDVCVDIGTDHGYIPIYLIDNHICNRVIATDINKEPLNRAKENVTKRRYSDKVDFRLGSGLNTIDKNEADVAIIAGMGGNLIKEIIDENIEKFKSFKYLIVQPVQNVDVLRKYIYSKGFDIIEEKICIEDDKFYEIIKIKYNSVIIEEEDIFYEVSKYLYERKDEKLKKFIEYKIKTYEKVYSKIECNTAKSTERKKQLEKKIIKLKELIK; encoded by the coding sequence ATGGATATAAGTTTAAGATTAAAATCTATAGCATCTATGGTGGATAGATGTGATGTATGTGTAGATATTGGAACAGATCATGGTTATATACCTATTTACCTTATTGATAACCATATATGTAATAGAGTTATTGCAACAGATATAAATAAAGAACCTTTAAATAGAGCAAAAGAAAATGTTACAAAAAGACGATATAGTGATAAGGTTGATTTTAGACTAGGATCTGGACTTAATACTATAGATAAAAATGAAGCTGATGTAGCTATTATTGCAGGTATGGGAGGTAATTTAATAAAAGAAATAATAGACGAAAATATAGAAAAATTCAAATCATTTAAATACTTAATAGTTCAGCCGGTTCAAAATGTAGATGTTTTAAGGAAATACATATATTCAAAAGGATTTGATATAATAGAAGAGAAAATTTGCATTGAAGATGATAAATTTTATGAAATCATAAAAATAAAGTATAATAGTGTTATAATAGAAGAAGAGGATATATTTTATGAAGTAAGTAAATATCTTTATGAAAGAAAAGATGAAAAATTAAAGAAATTTATAGAATATAAAATAAAGACATATGAAAAAGTATATAGCAAGATAGAGTGCAATACTGCTAAATCTACAGAAAGAAAAAAACAGTTAGAGAAAAAAATAATTAAACTAAAGGAATTGATAAAATGA
- the dnaG gene encoding DNA primase produces the protein MISKDVIQQVKESNDIVDVISERVRLKRSGRYYMGLCPFHNEKTPSFTVTPDKQIYKCFGCGEAGNVITFVMKTRNLPFVDAVHLLADRANIEVTYENGETPQRDAKEELYKINVDAARYFFNNLRRNKKALNYLHNRGLLQKTINNFGIGYAEDKWDGLLTHLKKKGYTELDMLSAGLIIRGNKGNIYDRFRNRIIFPVFDYRGRVIGFGGRVLDDSKPKYLNSPETLVFKKGTNLYGINFAINNNINSMFIIVEGYMDCIALHQCGITSAVASLGTALTPNQAKLLKRYSNKVIISYDADLAGQKATQRGLDVLKSQGLDVRVIMMPKGEDPDDFIKKHSKEAFLELIDKALQLIDYKLQKASEGINLKEPQGVIKYVKRAINIIKDLQPIEREIYIKRLSEETKLESQVLYDLLNNKLKKDVNNNINVNIEEILGNKLYLEPSYIKAERVLIKSIIESEFIKDYIFNNIKVDEFILKSHRDIINIILENYDLGIEEIKNNIEINYENTDIIKEWINIQESKKIGESDNYKVIVQDFIKEIKKYKLEEKIKKIKQDIKKFESEGNIEKSLGLAQELINIQRKLSGTQ, from the coding sequence TTGATATCGAAAGATGTCATACAACAAGTAAAAGAGTCAAATGATATAGTAGATGTAATATCAGAAAGAGTTAGACTAAAAAGATCTGGAAGATATTATATGGGATTATGTCCTTTTCATAATGAAAAAACACCTTCTTTCACAGTCACTCCAGATAAGCAAATATATAAATGTTTTGGATGTGGAGAAGCAGGAAATGTGATAACTTTTGTTATGAAAACAAGAAATTTACCTTTTGTAGATGCAGTGCATTTATTAGCAGATAGGGCAAATATTGAGGTAACCTATGAAAATGGGGAAACACCACAAAGGGATGCTAAAGAGGAATTATATAAAATAAATGTAGATGCGGCAAGGTATTTTTTCAATAATTTACGAAGAAATAAAAAAGCTCTAAACTACTTACATAACAGGGGATTGTTACAAAAAACTATTAATAATTTTGGCATAGGATATGCTGAAGATAAATGGGATGGACTTTTAACTCACTTAAAGAAAAAAGGGTATACTGAGTTAGATATGTTATCGGCGGGGTTAATTATTAGAGGAAACAAAGGGAATATTTATGACAGGTTTAGAAATAGAATAATATTCCCAGTGTTTGACTATAGAGGAAGAGTTATTGGGTTTGGGGGAAGAGTGTTAGATGACTCAAAGCCTAAGTATTTAAATTCACCAGAAACTCTTGTATTTAAAAAAGGTACTAATCTTTACGGTATTAATTTTGCAATAAATAATAATATAAATAGTATGTTTATTATAGTTGAGGGTTATATGGATTGTATTGCTCTTCATCAATGTGGTATTACATCAGCAGTAGCTTCCCTAGGTACGGCATTAACACCTAACCAAGCTAAGCTTTTAAAAAGATATTCTAATAAAGTAATAATATCTTATGATGCAGATTTAGCTGGACAAAAAGCTACACAAAGGGGATTAGATGTATTAAAATCACAAGGACTTGATGTAAGAGTAATTATGATGCCAAAAGGAGAAGATCCAGATGATTTTATAAAAAAACATAGTAAAGAAGCTTTTTTAGAACTTATAGATAAAGCTCTCCAATTAATAGATTATAAATTACAAAAGGCTTCAGAAGGAATAAATTTAAAAGAGCCTCAGGGAGTTATCAAATATGTAAAAAGGGCTATAAATATTATAAAAGATTTACAACCTATAGAAAGAGAAATATATATAAAAAGGTTGTCTGAGGAAACAAAGCTCGAGAGTCAAGTATTATATGATTTATTAAATAATAAATTGAAAAAAGATGTAAATAATAATATTAATGTGAATATTGAAGAAATTTTAGGGAATAAATTATATTTAGAACCGTCTTATATAAAAGCGGAAAGAGTACTTATAAAATCTATTATAGAAAGTGAATTTATAAAAGATTATATTTTTAATAATATTAAAGTAGATGAATTTATATTAAAATCTCATAGAGATATAATTAATATAATATTAGAAAATTATGATTTAGGTATAGAAGAAATTAAAAATAATATAGAAATAAATTATGAAAACACTGACATAATCAAAGAATGGATAAATATACAGGAATCTAAAAAAATTGGAGAAAGTGATAATTATAAAGTCATAGTACAAGATTTCATTAAAGAAATAAAAAAGTATAAGTTAGAAGAAAAAATAAAAAAAATAAAACAAGATATAAAAAAATTCGAATCAGAAGGAAACATAGAAAAATCCCTAGGCTTAGCTCAAGAACTCATAAATATACAAAGAAAGCTAAGTGGTACACAGTAA
- the ppdK gene encoding pyruvate, phosphate dikinase, producing MESKKYVYLFREGNAKMRNLLGGKGANLAEMTNLGIPVPQGFTITTEACTKYYEDNKKLSDEVISQIYKALEEIQKETKKSFGSIDNPLLVSVRSGARVSMPGMMDTILNLGLNDETVKAVSRLTNNERFAYDSYRRFIQMFSDVVMGLDKRVFEDVLEDAKQAINAKFDTDLTAEDLKKIVEKYKEIYKKEVGEDFPQDPKVQLLESVNAVFKSWDNPRAIVYRRLNDIPGNWGTAVNIQAMVFGNMGNTSGTGVAFTRDPATGENKIFGEYLINAQGEDVVAGIRTPQPITKLKEDLPSCYEEFINIAEKLENHYRDMQDMEFTIEQGKLYFLQTRNGKRTAQAALKIAVDMVNEGLITKEEALLKVEPKQLDTLLHPNFDQEELKKATSIAKGLPASPGAACGKVYFTAEEAKEKHELGEKVILLRVETSPEDIEGMVAAEGILTVRGGMTSHAAVVARGMGKCCVAGCADIKVFEKENTFQIGEIMFKKGDYISIDGSTGKVYGEAVKTVAPEISGYFATFMEWADNIRKLKIRTNADTPKDAKQAVEFGAEGIGLCRTEHMFFDEKRIPAVRQMIMADNEEQRREALEKLLPMQREDFVGIYEAMEDRPVTIRFLDPPLHEFLPTEDEDIAELAKDMGVTFERIKYEIESLKEFNPMMGHRGCRLSISYPEIAEMQTRAVIEAAIDVRNRKGYDVKPEIMIPLVGEVKELKFLKDIVINVANEVIKESGVELEYFVGTMIEVPRATIVADEIAEEADFFSFGTNDLTQMTFGFSRDDAGKFLNNYYDNKIYDFDPFQKLDQKGVGQLVQNACELGKKAKENIKLGICGEHGGDPSSIEFFHKVGLNYVSCSPYRVPIARLAAAQAEVKYPRK from the coding sequence ATGGAAAGTAAAAAATATGTTTACTTATTCAGAGAAGGAAATGCAAAAATGAGAAATCTTTTAGGTGGAAAAGGTGCTAACTTAGCAGAAATGACTAATTTAGGAATACCAGTTCCACAAGGATTTACTATTACAACAGAAGCTTGTACTAAATATTATGAAGATAATAAAAAACTTTCTGATGAAGTTATATCTCAAATATATAAGGCACTTGAAGAAATTCAAAAAGAAACTAAAAAGAGCTTTGGAAGTATAGATAATCCTTTGTTGGTATCTGTAAGATCTGGGGCAAGAGTTTCTATGCCTGGAATGATGGATACTATATTAAATTTAGGATTAAATGATGAAACAGTAAAAGCTGTTAGCAGATTAACAAACAATGAAAGATTTGCTTATGATTCATATAGAAGATTTATTCAAATGTTTTCAGATGTAGTTATGGGATTAGACAAAAGAGTGTTTGAAGATGTTCTAGAAGATGCAAAACAAGCTATAAATGCAAAATTTGATACTGATTTAACTGCAGAAGATCTTAAAAAAATAGTAGAAAAATATAAAGAAATTTATAAAAAAGAAGTGGGAGAAGATTTTCCACAAGATCCAAAAGTACAACTTCTTGAATCGGTAAATGCAGTATTTAAATCCTGGGATAATCCAAGAGCTATAGTGTATAGAAGGCTTAATGATATTCCAGGAAACTGGGGTACAGCAGTAAACATTCAAGCTATGGTATTTGGTAATATGGGTAATACATCTGGAACAGGTGTTGCATTTACAAGAGATCCTGCTACAGGTGAAAACAAAATATTTGGTGAATACTTAATAAATGCTCAAGGAGAAGACGTAGTAGCAGGTATAAGAACACCTCAACCAATAACAAAATTAAAAGAAGATTTACCAAGTTGTTATGAGGAATTTATTAATATAGCTGAAAAATTAGAAAATCACTATAGAGATATGCAAGATATGGAGTTTACTATAGAACAAGGGAAATTATACTTCCTACAAACTAGAAACGGAAAGAGAACAGCTCAAGCAGCATTAAAAATAGCAGTGGATATGGTTAATGAGGGATTAATAACAAAAGAAGAGGCTTTGTTAAAGGTGGAACCAAAACAATTAGATACATTACTACACCCAAATTTTGACCAAGAAGAATTAAAAAAAGCTACTTCCATAGCTAAAGGACTACCAGCTTCCCCAGGGGCTGCTTGCGGTAAAGTATATTTTACTGCAGAAGAAGCAAAGGAAAAACATGAATTAGGTGAAAAAGTTATATTATTAAGAGTAGAAACATCTCCAGAAGATATTGAGGGAATGGTAGCAGCGGAAGGAATACTTACTGTTAGAGGAGGTATGACCTCACATGCTGCAGTAGTTGCAAGAGGAATGGGAAAATGTTGCGTAGCAGGTTGTGCTGATATAAAAGTATTTGAAAAAGAAAATACCTTCCAAATAGGAGAAATCATGTTTAAAAAAGGAGATTATATATCCATAGATGGTAGTACAGGAAAAGTATATGGAGAAGCTGTTAAAACTGTAGCTCCAGAGATAAGTGGATATTTTGCAACATTTATGGAATGGGCTGATAATATAAGAAAATTAAAGATAAGAACCAATGCAGATACACCAAAGGATGCAAAACAAGCAGTAGAATTTGGAGCAGAGGGTATAGGACTTTGTAGAACAGAGCATATGTTCTTTGATGAAAAAAGAATACCTGCTGTAAGACAGATGATTATGGCAGACAATGAAGAGCAAAGAAGAGAAGCATTAGAAAAACTTTTACCAATGCAAAGAGAAGATTTTGTTGGAATTTATGAAGCTATGGAGGATAGACCTGTTACAATAAGATTTTTAGATCCACCATTACATGAATTTCTTCCAACTGAAGATGAAGATATAGCGGAACTTGCAAAGGATATGGGAGTAACTTTTGAAAGAATCAAATATGAAATTGAATCACTAAAAGAATTTAACCCTATGATGGGTCATAGAGGATGTAGATTATCTATAAGTTATCCAGAGATTGCAGAAATGCAAACAAGAGCTGTTATAGAGGCGGCTATAGATGTACGAAATAGAAAAGGATATGATGTAAAACCAGAAATTATGATACCACTTGTAGGAGAAGTAAAGGAACTTAAATTCTTAAAGGATATAGTTATTAATGTAGCAAATGAAGTAATAAAAGAATCAGGCGTAGAATTAGAATACTTTGTTGGAACTATGATAGAAGTTCCTAGAGCTACTATTGTGGCAGATGAAATTGCAGAAGAGGCAGATTTCTTCTCCTTTGGAACAAATGACTTAACACAAATGACTTTTGGTTTTTCTAGGGATGATGCAGGAAAATTTTTAAATAACTATTATGATAATAAAATATATGATTTTGATCCTTTCCAAAAGTTAGATCAAAAGGGTGTAGGACAATTAGTTCAAAATGCTTGTGAGTTAGGAAAAAAAGCTAAAGAAAATATAAAACTTGGTATATGTGGAGAGCATGGAGGAGATCCATCATCCATTGAGTTTTTCCATAAGGTAGGGTTAAACTATGTATCATGTTCACCTTACAGAGTACCAATAGCAAGACTTGCAGCAGCGCAAGCAGAAGTAAAATATCCAAGAAAGTAA
- a CDS encoding PH domain-containing protein → MERYDSIKGKGLIYILGETILYNLIIMFLIYSTNSFELTYLLKMTLIVVNIYQFYYIFLYLFVDYTIDEKTLNINIIKGFVKEKILIDDIECYSRKKEKINGIKISGHGKDSFALGKSIIDKIGLTRMYVTSNEDVIYLKTKDITYGISPQNGEKLEKTLKEKGIKNSNWEYSTNKNINLHKNKRYFIPFIISTILIIILTLNPFIKYLKGSLPSKVPISFDPSFNPISFGTGKQFAFKQMVYGVLNMVLLLCMYYASYFYAKYDERSSYKYIYISLAISVFFLIMQFKILNTF, encoded by the coding sequence ATGGAGAGATATGACTCAATTAAAGGAAAAGGATTAATTTATATCTTAGGAGAAACTATTTTATATAATTTAATAATTATGTTTTTAATTTATTCAACAAATTCTTTTGAATTAACATATTTATTAAAAATGACTTTGATAGTAGTGAATATATATCAATTTTATTACATATTTTTATACTTATTTGTAGATTATACTATTGATGAAAAGACCTTAAATATAAATATAATTAAAGGATTTGTAAAAGAGAAAATTTTAATAGATGATATAGAATGTTATAGTAGAAAGAAAGAAAAAATAAATGGAATAAAAATATCTGGACATGGTAAAGATTCTTTTGCATTAGGAAAATCCATAATCGATAAAATTGGATTAACTAGGATGTATGTTACTTCAAATGAAGATGTAATATATTTAAAAACAAAGGATATAACCTATGGAATATCTCCACAAAATGGAGAAAAACTTGAAAAAACTCTAAAGGAAAAGGGGATAAAAAATTCAAATTGGGAATATTCTACAAATAAAAATATTAATTTACATAAGAATAAAAGGTACTTTATTCCATTTATAATAAGTACTATTTTAATAATTATACTTACACTTAACCCTTTTATAAAATATTTAAAAGGAAGTTTACCATCTAAAGTACCAATATCTTTTGATCCTTCTTTTAATCCTATTTCTTTTGGGACAGGCAAGCAATTTGCTTTTAAGCAAATGGTATATGGCGTACTAAATATGGTATTATTACTTTGCATGTACTATGCATCTTACTTTTATGCTAAATACGATGAAAGATCATCTTACAAATATATATACATATCTTTAGCAATATCAGTATTTTTTTTAATAATGCAGTTTAAAATACTAAATACTTTTTAA
- a CDS encoding zinc ribbon domain-containing protein produces the protein MNLENLFKLQKQYESLENNEKMLQKYKDISLLKELKIKFDRNKKEFLDSKRKLEEEIKKYLKINKKSEEIKSNIEKMEYTLYNDAGSDIKLIENLQERIRQEKIQLNEVENHIISFLENEEDMEKNILKLENKISEIREEFTRVKCDQKYKFDKITNEISNIKNNIKELEKYIDEDILREFYDRREYNKIVICELKDGVCDGCKIKVSYETKSKLNKNNITHCDNCGRILFSNKIKKDEHEK, from the coding sequence TTGAATTTAGAAAATTTATTTAAACTACAAAAGCAGTATGAAAGTCTAGAAAATAATGAAAAAATGTTACAAAAGTACAAGGATATATCATTATTAAAGGAATTAAAGATAAAATTTGATAGAAATAAAAAAGAGTTTTTGGATTCTAAAAGAAAACTTGAAGAAGAGATAAAAAAATACTTAAAAATAAATAAAAAATCAGAAGAGATAAAAAGTAATATAGAAAAAATGGAATACACTTTATATAATGATGCAGGATCAGATATAAAATTAATAGAAAATCTTCAAGAGAGAATAAGACAAGAGAAAATACAACTTAATGAAGTAGAGAATCACATTATAAGCTTTTTGGAGAATGAAGAAGATATGGAAAAAAACATTTTAAAGTTAGAAAATAAGATTTCTGAAATAAGAGAAGAGTTTACTAGGGTAAAATGTGATCAAAAATATAAATTTGATAAAATTACTAATGAAATTTCTAATATAAAAAACAATATAAAAGAATTAGAAAAATATATAGATGAAGATATTTTAAGGGAGTTTTATGATAGAAGAGAATATAATAAAATAGTTATATGTGAATTAAAAGATGGAGTATGTGATGGATGCAAAATAAAAGTTTCCTATGAAACAAAAAGTAAATTAAATAAAAATAATATAACGCATTGTGATAATTGTGGGAGAATTCTTTTTAGCAATAAGATAAAAAAGGATGAACATGAAAAATAA